A DNA window from Panthera tigris isolate Pti1 chromosome X, P.tigris_Pti1_mat1.1, whole genome shotgun sequence contains the following coding sequences:
- the FRMD7 gene encoding FERM domain-containing protein 7, with protein MGSANHCVQDTGENQSRGEQSLWNLAGCHCGKQHQTAEAEIKDEVNKVHAAIYRFSLKLLQQPHLLHLFLPPLSLKVYQQIDSQTGLPWELQKSSGKALFNLSCSHLNLAEKEYFGLEFCSHSGNNVWLEILKPITKQVKMDPGHLREELTRYLFTLQIKKDLALGRLPCSDNSTALMVSHILQSELGDFHEETDKKHLAQTRYLPNQDCLESKIMHFHQKHVGRSPAESDILLLDIARKLDMYGIRPHPASDGEGMQIHLAVAHMGVVVLRGNTKINTFNWAKIRKLSFKRKHFLIKLHSNILVLCKDTLEFTMASRDACKAFWKTCVEYHAFFRLSEEPKSKPRTLLCSKGSSFRYSGRTQRQLLEYGKKGRLRSLPFERKHYPSQYHERQCRSSPDLLSDVSKQVEDLRLAYGGGCYRTANGVRASEPVLDGRRRSSAAEVTVAAAPERSKPEADPALLHQSQSSSSFPFLYTDPDPRDYFEGRSPLSSFQPSCKLADNHMSTPAGLTSEVSPARRLTYTDVPYIPCTGQQVSIMPPQVFFYVDRPPQVPRRSPTLAGERERPDSSPGPTATKPAKRSPRNVRMKSFQQDFEELQEAMAGTSGRSNINIDLEAEDPNLEDAFACNIQEQAPKRSQSQSDMKTIRFPFGSEFRPLGPCPTLSRKADFFPYMFAEQELPTVLMDQGASERYVASESSDSESEILKSDHYSLYGKGIRSPMARVRLSSGSLQLDEEDEDVSFSTPTAEDRTLLKPCNYFLA; from the exons ATGGGTTCAGCAAATCACTGTGTGCAGGACACGGGTGAAAATCAGTCCAGAGGAGAGCAGAGCTTATGGAATCTAGCCGGCTGCCATTGTGGGAAGCAGCACCAAACAGCAGAAGCCGAAATAAAAGACGAGGTGAATAAGG TCCACGCTGCCATCTATCGTTTCTCACTCAAACTGCTGCAGCAGCCCCACCTGCTCCAcctgttccttcctcccttgtccctcaaaGTGTATCAACAGATCGACAGCCAGACCGGTCTCCCCTGGGAgctt caAAAGTCATCCGGGAAGGCGCTGTTTAACCTGAGTTGCAGCCACCTAAATCTTGCTGAAAAGGAATATTTTGGATTAGAATTCTGTAGCCATTCTGGAAATAAT GTCTGGTTGGAGATACTGAAGCCCATTACAAAGCAAGTAAAAA TGGACCCCGGACATCTTCGAGAAGAGCTTACAAG GTATCTTTTTACTCTTCAAATAAAGAAGGATTTGGCTCTAGGAAGGCTTCCATGCAGTGACAACTCTACAGCGTTGATGGTATCTCACATCCTACAAT CAGAACTGGGAGACTTTCATGAAGAAACAGATAAGAAACATCTGGCACAAACCCGATACTTACCGAACCAAGACTGTTTAGAGAGCAAGATCATGCACTTTCATCAGAAGCACGT CGGCAGGAGCCCGGCTGAATCGGACATTCTGCTACTGGATATAGCAAGGAAGCTGGATATGTACGGCATCAGGCCTCACCCCGCCAGTGATGGCGAAGGGATGCAGATCCACCTGGCTGTTGCTCACATGGGAGTAGTGGTGTTACGG GGAAATACAAAGATCAATACTTTCAACTGGGCTAAAATCCGCAAGCTGAGTTTTAAGAGAAAGCATTTTCTCATCAAACTTCATTCCAACATTTTG GTGTTGTGCAAGGACACCTTGGAGTTCACCATGGCCAGCCGAGATGCCTGCAAGGCTTTCTGGAAGACTTGTGTGGAGTACCATGCTTTTTTCAGACTTTCTGAAGAGCCCAAATCAAAGCCCAGAACCCTACTCTGCAGCAAGGGCTCCAGTTTCCGCTACAG CGGAAGAACCCAACGGCAGCTTTTGGAATATGGAAAGAAAGGGAGGTTGAGGAGCTTACCATTCGAGAG GAAACATTACCCATCTCAGTACCATGAACGGCAGTGCAGGTCGTCACCAGACCTCCTCTCTGATGTATCAAAACAA GTGGAAGATTTGAGACTAGCGTATGGCGGCGGATGCTACCGAACCGCGAATGGGGTGCGAGCCTCGGAGCCCGTGCTGGACGGTAGGAGGAGGAGCTCCGCGGCCGAGGTGACGGTTGCCGCCGCGCCAGAGCGGTCCAAACCAGAGGCGGACCCCGCATTGTTACATCAGTCCCAGAGCagttcctctttcccttttctttacacAGACCCCGATCCCAGAGACTACTTTGAGGGAAGGAGTCCTCTGAGCTCCTTCCAGCCGAGCTGTAAGCTTGCTGACAATCACATGAGCACACCTGCCGGCCTCACAAGTGAAGTGAGCCCAGCGAGGCGGCTGACTTACACAGATGTGCCCTATATACCTTGTACTGGCCAGCAGGTCAGTATTATGCCTCCCCAAGTCTTTTTTTACGTGGACAGACCACCCCAGGTGCCCAGACGGTCTCCGACCTtggcaggggaaagggaaaggccaGACAGCTCTCCAGGGCCCACTGCAACGAAGCCAGCCAAAAGGAGCCCAAGGAATGTCAGAATGAAGAGCTTTCAGCAAGACTTTGAAGAACTCCAAGAAGCTATGGCCGGGACCAGTGGTAGGAGCAACATCAACATAGATCTGGAAGCGGAAGACCCAAATTTAGAAGATGCGTTTGCATGTAACATTCAAGAGCAAGCTCCCAAACGATCCCAGAGCCAATCAGATATGAAAACAATCCGTTTTCCTTTTGGGTCTGAATTTAGACCTTTAGGGCCTTGTCCTACTCTGAGTCGTAAAGCTGACTTTTTCCCATATATGTTTGCAGAGCAGGAGCTTCCAACAGTTTTAATGGATCAGGGAGCATCAGAAAGATACGTAGCTAGTGAATCCAGTGATTCAGAATCAGAAATTCTTAAATCGGACCACTACTCTTTGTATGGCAAAGGGATAAGGTCACCCATGGCCAGAGTCCGCTTATCTTCTGGTAGTCTACAGCTAGATGAAGAGGACGAAGACGTTTCTTTCAGTACACCGACTGCTGAAGACAGGACTTTGCTAAAACCGTGTAATTACTTTTTAGCTTAG